From a single Larus michahellis chromosome 18, bLarMic1.1, whole genome shotgun sequence genomic region:
- the LOC141732822 gene encoding amine oxidase [copper-containing] 3-like, translated as MNPKLPYVLLVGAGVIIFILSCMLLSRGRRLPSCESQPHIVEKMGSTSQSLVFADLTPEELAQVVRYLQGNLGVQLVDASRAKPSDNCIASVDVQVPAKAEVLQFLDGGGARPRREALAVLYFGNQPDPNVTEYVVGPLPTPVYHRDVTVQKYGGKVPYHRRPMLGSEYEQVGAFLETVAFAAAPTFLKEVFEYDGTNVAFQTTAPHGFRSGDRKSWFVLFQNVSGFFVHPVGLEVLVDHSSLDISRWAVSRVFYNGQYYRDMVQLESAYVQGRISVEKVRKAPRDGDFSSMKPRAPAAALLPLQYEPQGPRYSVRNNHVLFQAWSFAFGMSVTTGLRLFDIRHKGERVAYEISVQEALSVYGSNCPGGMSTRYMDGSFGIGRYTSPLVRGVDCPYSATYVDTHSLSETLSPSKRKASLCIFEQNLGSPLRRHYSNLQSLYYGGLVNSALVVRSIATVGNHDYVWDFIFYQNGAIEGKVQATGYASSSFLHGDGLRYGNRVWEHTLGTIRTHSINYKVDLDVGGVKNSLVAHDMAFEMTRAPWSPEQQIERPRLTKKVLDTEDQAAFRLQSKMPRYVYFAANSKNKWGHQRGYRIQITSFAGDHIPEASSMERAISWARYQLAVTRRKEEEPTSTSIYNQNDPWTPTVAFADFINNETITNEDLVAWITAGFLHIPHSEDIPNTVTVGNSVGFLLRPYNYYDLDPSIYSHDGVFFTSEQDFTACEINPLACLPKTASCLPNFPPFTYDGFQNMSRF; from the exons ATGAACCCCAAACTCCCCTACGTTCTCCTGGTTGGGGCTGGGGTGATAATCTTCATTCTCTCCTGCATGCTGCTGAGCAGGGGCAGGCGATTGCCCAGCTGTGAATCCCAACCCCACATCGTGGAGAAGATGGGGTCCACGAGCCAGAGCCTGGTCTTTGCGGATCTGACACCCGAAGAGCTGGCGCAAGTGGTGCGGTACCTGCAGGGAAACCTTGGGGTGCAGCTGGTTGACGCCTCGCGTGCGAAGCCCTCGGACAACTGCATCGCCTCCGTGGACGTGCAGGTCCCCGCCAAGGCAGAGGTGCTGCAGTTCCTGGATGGCGGGGGGGCTCGCCCCCGCCGGGAGGCGCTGGCTGTGCTCTACTTTGGGAACCAGCCGGACCCCAACGTCACCGAGTACGTGGTGGGTCCGCTGCCGACACCGGTGTATCACCGGGATGTCACGGTGCAGAAGTACGGGGGGAAGGTGCCGTACCACCGCAGACCGATGCTGGGCAGTGAGTATGAGCAGGTGGGAGCATTCTTAGAGACAGTGGCGTTTGCTGCAGCCCCGACCTTCCTGAAAGAAGTGTTTGAGTATGACGGCACCAACGTAGCGTTCCAGACCACAGCTCCTCATGGCTTCCGCTCTGGAGACCGTAAGTCCTGGTTCGTTTTGTTCCAGAACGTGAGCGGGTTCTTTGTGCACccagtggggctggaggtgctggtggatcACAGCAGCCTGGACATCTCCCGGTGGGCGGTGAGCAGGGTCTTCTACAACGGGCAGTACTACCGGGACATGGTCCAGCTGGAGAGCGCCTACGTGCAGGGTCGCATCAGCGTGGAGAAGGTGAGGAAGGCGCCACGGGATGGGGACTTCTCGTCCATGAAGCCGCGAGCCCCGGCGGCCGCGCTGTTGCCTTTGCAGTACGAGCCCCAAGGTCCCCGGTACAGCGTGAGGAACAATCACGTCCTCTTCCAGGCCTGGAGCTTTGCCTTTGGGATGAGCGTGACCACGGGCCTGCGCCTGTTTGACATCCGACACAAGGGGGAGAGGGTTGCCTATGAAATCAGCGTGCAAGAGGCGTTGTCAGTGTACGGCTCCAACTGCCCCGGAGGGATGTCCACGAGGTACATGGACGGGAGCTTTGGCATCGGGCGCTACACCTCCCCCTTGGTGCGAGGGGTCGACTGCCCATACTCGGCCACCTACGTCGACACACACTCTCTGTCTGAGACCCTGAGCCCCAGCAAGAGAAAGGCTTCGCTCTGCATCTTTGAGCAGAACCTGGGCTCCCCTCTGAGGCGCCACTACTCCAACTTGCAGTCGCTCTACTACGGGGGGCTGGTCAACTCTGCGCTGGTCGTTCGCTCCATTGCGACCGTGGGCAACCACGACTACGTGTGGGACTTCATCTTCTACCAGAACGGGGCCATCGAAGGCAAGGTCCAGGCCACGGGATACGCGAGCTCATCGTTTCTCCATGGGGATGGTCTGCGATACGGCAACAGGGTTTGGGAGCACACGCTGGGTACGATCCGCACCCATTCCATCAACTATAAAGTGGACTTGGATGTGGGAG GGGTGAAGAACTCCCTGGTGGCCCATGACATGGCGTTTGAGATGACGCGGGCTCCCTGGAGCCCCGAGCAGCAGATAGAGCGGCCACGACTCACCAAGAAAGTCCTGGACACGGAGGACCAGGCTGCCTTCCGGCTCCAGTCGAAGATGCCCCGATACGTCTACTTCGCGGCCAACAGCAAAAACAAGTGGGGCCACCAGCGTGGTTACAGGATCCAGATCACCAGTTTTGCGGGGGACCACATCCCCGAAGCCAGCTCCATGGAGAGGGCCATCAGCTGGGCAAG GTACCAGCTGGCCGTCACCCGGCGGAAGGAGGAGGAGCCCACCAGCACCAGCATCTACAACCAGAACGACCCCTGGACGCCCACCGTTGCCTTTGCCGACTTCATCAACAATGAGACCATCACTAACGAG GACCTGGTCGCCTGGATAACCGCTGGTTTCCTTCACATCCCGCACTCTGAGGATATTCCAAACACTGTGACGGTGGGAAACTCGGTTGGCTTTCTCCTGAGACCCTACAACTACTATGACCTGGACCCCTCCATATACTCGCACGATGGCGTGTTTTTCACCAGCGAGCAGGACTTCACGGCCTGTGAAATCAACCCTCTTGCCTGCCTGCCCAAAACCGCCTCTTGTTTACCAAACTTCCCCCCATTCACCTACGACGGTTTCCAAAACATGAGCAGGTTTTGA
- the LOC141732821 gene encoding amine oxidase [copper-containing] 3-like: MNMKTVLILLVLALATIFALVCVLLTRGRAPSTCQHQPPEQEDPDDGQSLVFADLTPEELAQVVRYLQGNLGVQLVDASRAKPSDNCIASVDVQVPAKAEVLQFLDGGGARPRREALAVLYFGNQPDPNVTEYVVGPLPTPVYHRDVTVQKYGGKVPYHRRPVTGKEYVDINALIQRELRKAPRFLAACCESDGTDLAILTTAPRGFKSGDRVTWFVLFRGVAGTGYYLSPVGLEVLVEHGDLHVSRWRLRKVFYNGQYFASTGDLEHAFESNLLEVVRIEKPQAEAVLGSMRPRRPPGTLGPLQYEPQGRRYSVRNNRVTFQGWSIAFGMNPNTGPRLFDIRFRGERIVYELSLQEALALYGSNCPGGMSTRYFDGSFGIGRFAYELVRGLDCPYTATYVDRHYLVESETPKTNQNSLCIFEHDAALPLRRHFSDSHSFYYGGLRKNTLVIRAVSTLINYDYIWDFMFHGSGAVEVRVHATGYISSSFLHGRGTDYGNRVGPHTLGTMHLHHIHYKVDLDVDGQLNSLETQDMEYELVKDPWSMQHTIERPYLRRERLEREGEAAFLLNTPMPRYLSFAGSKPNKWGHPRSYRVQIVSFAGEHLPPSSPMERSISWGRYQLAVTRRKEEEPTSTSVYNQNDPWTPTVVFADFIDNETITNEDLVAWITVGFLHVPHAEDVPNTVTVGNGVGFFLRPYNYFDEDPSVNSPDSVYFSGEQDAGACGANPLACLPPAAACAPHLPPFRYGGFLNLSLAPPPGGL, from the exons ATGAACATGAAAACCGTGCTCATCCTCCTCGTTCTGGCTTTAGCCACGATATTTGCTTTGGTCTGTGTGCTGCTGACCAGAGGAAGAgcccccagcacctgccagcaccagcccccGGAGCAGGAGGATCCCGATGATGGCCAGAGCCTGGTCTTTGCGGATCTGACACCCGAAGAGCTGGCGCAAGTGGTGCGGTACCTGCAGGGAAACCTTGGGGTGCAGCTGGTTGACGCCTCGCGTGCGAAGCCCTCGGACAACTGCATCGCCTCCGTGGACGTGCAGGTCCCCGCCAAGGCAGAGGTGCTGCAGTTCCTGGATGGCGGGGGTGCTCGCCCCCGCCGGGAGGCGCTGGCTGTGCTCTACTTTGGGAACCAGCCGGACCCCAATGTCACCGAGTACGTGGTGGGTCCGCTGCCGACGCCGGTGTATCACCGGGACGTCACAGTGCAGAAGTACGGGGGGAAGGTGCCGTACCACCGCAGACCCGTCACCGGCAAGGAGTACGTGGATATCAACGCCCTCATCCAGCGGGAGCTGAGAAAGGCACCCCGTTTCCTTGCTGCGTGCTGCGAGTCCGACGGGACCGACCTGGCCATCCTCACGACAGCCCCACGGGGCTTCAAGTCCGGCGACCGCGTGACCTGGTTTGTCCTCTTCCGCGGCGTGGCCGGCACCGGCTACTACCTCTCgccagtggggctggaggtgctggtggagcaCGGGGACCTCCACGTCTCCCGCTGGCGGCTGCGCAAAGTCTTCTACAATGGCCAGTACTTTGCCAGCACGGGGGATCTGGAGCATGCGTTTGAGTCCAACTTGCTGGAGGTCGTCAGGATCGAGAAGCCCCAGGCTGAAGCGGTGCTGGGCTCCATGAGACCCCGGCGCCCGCCTGGCACCCTGGGGCCACTGCAGTACGAGCCCCAGGGTCGCCGCTACAGCGTCAGGAACAACCGCGTCACCTTCCAGGGCTGGAGCATCGCCTTTGGCATGAACCCAAACACCGGCCCGCGCCTCTTTGACATCAGGTTCCGTGGGGAGAGGATTGTCTATGAGCTGAGTCTCCAGGAAGCCTTAGCCCTCTACGGCTCCAACTGCCCCGGGGGGATGTCCACCCGGTACTTTGATGGCAGCTTTGGCATCGGCAGGTTTGCCTACGAGCTTGTCCGGGGCCTCGACTGCCCCTACACAGCGACCTACGTGGACCGGCACTACCTGGTGGAGTCAGAgacccccaaaaccaaccaaaactcaCTCTGCATTTTTGAGCACGACGCTGCCCTCCCTCTGCGGCGCCACTTTTCCGACTCACACTCCTTCTACTACGGCGGGCTGCGGAAAAACACGCTGGTCATCCGTGCAGTCTCCACTCTCATCAACTACGACTACATCTGGGACTTCATGTTCCACGGCAGCGGGGCTGTGGAGGTGCGGGTACACGCCACCGGCTACATCAGCTCCTCCTTCCTCCATGGCCGAGGCACCGACTACGGCAACAGGGTCGGGCCCCACACGCTGGGGACGATGCACCTCCACCACATCCACTACAAGGTGGACCTGGATGTCGACG GGCAGCTGAACTCTCTTGAGACCCAGGACATGGAGTATGAGCTCGTGAAAGACCCCTGGAGCATGCAGCACACCATCGAGCGGCCATACctccgcagggagaggctggagagggaggGCGAGGCAGCGTTCCTGCTCAACACCCCCATGCCCCGCTACCTCTCCTTTGCCGGCTCCAAGCCCAACAAGTGGGGGCACCCGCGCAGCTACCGGGTCCAGATCGTCAGCTTCGCCGGGGAGCatctgccccccagcagccccatggaGAGATCCATCAGctggggcag GTACCAGCTGGCCGTCACCCGGCGGAAGGAGGAGGAGCCCACCAGCACCAGCGTCTACAACCAGAACGACCCCTGGACGCCCACCGTCGTCTTTGCCGACTTCATTGATAACGAGACCATCACTAACGAG gacctGGTCGCCTGGATCACCGTGGGGTTCCTGCACGTCCCCCACGCCGAAGATGTCCCCAACACGGTGACCGTGGGGAACGGCGTCGGCTTTTTCCTGAGGCCCTACAACTACTTCGACGAGGACCCCTCGGTGAACTCGCCCGACAGCGTCTACTTCAGCGGCGAGCAGGACGCCGGAGCGTGCGGGGCCAACCCGCTggcctgcctgccccctgccgcCGCCTGcgccccccacctgccccccttCCGATACGGGGGCTTCCTCAACCTCAgcctggccccgccgcccggcgggCTCTGA
- the G6PC1 gene encoding glucose-6-phosphatase catalytic subunit 1, with protein MFVTTPPGDAPLAKVVLGPKIGAGTSDLPAANKSPQSIKPRRHGGARESRSCAEGQQLEGRMEASMNLLHDMGIQATHWLQQHFQGSQDWFLFISFAADLRNAFFVLFPIWFHFSESVGIRLVWVAVIGDWLNLVFKWILFGERPYWWVHETDYYSNTSAPEIQQFPLTCETGPGSPSGHAMGAAGVYYTMVTALLSAAMGKKRLRTLKYWVLWTVLWTGFWAVQVCVCLSRVFIAAHFPHQVIAGVISGMAVAKTFQHIHSIYHASLRQYLGITFFLFSFAMGFYLLLRVLGVDLLWTLERARNWCAHPEWVHIDTTPFASLLRNLGILFGLGLALNSHMYLESCRGKQGRQLPFRLGCVAASLLILHLFDAFKPPSHMQLLFYILSFCKSAAVPLATVGLIPYCVSQLLATQNKKAA; from the exons ATGTTTGTAACAACCCCCCCCGGTGATGCACCTTTGGCAAAAGTGGTTTTGGGTCCAAAGATCGGTGCTGGGACAAGTGACCTGCCCGCGGCAAACAAGAGCCCGCAGAGTATAAAACCCCGGCGGCACGGTGGAGCGCGGGAGAGCCGGAGCTGTGCCGaggggcagcagctggaggggaggATGGAGGCCAGCATGAACCTCCTGCACGACATGGGCATCCAGGCGACGCACTGGCTGCAGCAGCACTTCCAGGGCTCCCAGGACTGGTTCCTCTTCATCTCCTTCGCCGCCGACCTCAGGAACGCCTTCTTCGTCCTCTTCCCCATCTGGTTCCACTTCAGCGAGTCGGTGGGCATCAGGCTCGTCTGGGTGGCCGTGATCGGCGACTGGCTCAACCTCGTCTTCAAGTG gatccTCTTTGGGGAGAGACCGTACTGGTGGGTCCACGAGACGGACTATTACAGCAACACCTCTGCTCCGGAGATCCAGCAGTTCCCGCTCACCTGTGAGACCGGCCCCG GGAGCCCCTCTGGCCACGCCATGGGTGCAGCAGGCGTGTACTACACCATGGTGACGgccctcctctctgctgccatgGGGAAGAAGCGGTTGAGGACACTTAAATACTG GGTGCTGTGGACGGTGCTTTGGACGGGGTTCTGGGCAGTTCAGGTCTGCGTCTGCCTGTCCCGAGTCTTCATTGCCGCCCACTTCCCCCATCAGGTCATCGCGGGGGTCATCTCAG GGATGGCCGTGGCCAAAACCTTCCAGCACATCCACAGCATCTACCACGCCAGCCTCCGCCAGTACCTGGGCAtcaccttcttcctcttcagCTTCGCCATGGGCTTCTACCTGCTGCTGCGGGTACTCGGCGTGGACCTGCTGTGGACGCTGGAGAGGGCGCGGAACTGGTGCGCCCACCCCGAGTGGGTCCACATCGACACCACCCCCTTCGCCAGCCTCCTCCGTAACCTGGGCATCCTCTtcgggctggggctggccctCAACTCCCACATGTACCTGGAGAGCTGCCGGGGCAAGCAGGGCCGGCAGCTGCCCTTCCGCCTGGGCTGCGTTGCCGCCTCCCTCCTCATCCTGCACCTTTTCGACGCCTTCAAGCCGCCCTCCCACATGCAGCTGCTCTTCTACATCCTCTCCTTCTGCAAGAGCGCGGCCGTGCCGCTGGCCACCGTCGGCCTCATCCCCTACTGCGTCTCCCAGCTCCTGGCCACGCAGAACAAGAAGGCTGCCTAG